The Sphingobacterium bambusae genome includes a window with the following:
- a CDS encoding TolC family protein: MNNYITIVLLFLATAYSPSVVGQQIDTIAIKKPMDFLSFISAVGRENVAYAAARFDLDIAQAEIQTAGIFPDPELGFGWFNNGERRMKMGYGFTSEMTWTLELGGKRKARVNLARDQHELTSYLLDDYFRNLRADATIAYLRAIQNRQLLVVQLNSYQQLSQLAASDSIRYQLGVISQVDARQSKLEAGASLNEVYAAEAQYNMAISALSLLIGDSDRDLPVEPQGDLLNFDRTFNLQELITSALNNRADLKAALQSKNVSASVLRLARANRALDLGLTLGGTYSSYARNAIAPTPAFTTVNAGLSIPLKFSNGRSGELPAARYASLQGEQLYRQTELEVRTSVVQAFYAYQSAGKQVRQFDRGLLSEALAILDGKVYSYKRGETSLLELLNAQRTYNEVQQGYYQALYGYAEALVELERASGIWDINF, from the coding sequence ATGAATAACTACATAACAATAGTGCTCCTTTTTCTGGCCACGGCCTATAGTCCTAGTGTTGTAGGGCAGCAGATCGATACGATTGCGATCAAAAAACCGATGGATTTTCTTTCTTTTATCAGCGCTGTGGGGCGAGAGAATGTCGCCTACGCCGCGGCGCGCTTTGATCTGGACATTGCCCAAGCTGAGATCCAGACGGCTGGCATATTTCCAGATCCCGAACTGGGCTTTGGCTGGTTTAATAATGGGGAGCGAAGAATGAAAATGGGCTACGGCTTTACGTCGGAGATGACATGGACACTAGAGCTGGGCGGCAAGCGCAAGGCGCGTGTCAACCTAGCGCGAGATCAGCATGAACTGACAAGCTATCTGCTGGATGATTACTTCCGTAACCTCAGGGCAGACGCCACCATTGCCTATTTACGGGCTATACAGAACAGGCAGCTGCTAGTGGTGCAACTTAATTCCTACCAGCAGCTGAGCCAGCTTGCCGCATCCGATAGCATACGTTACCAATTGGGGGTTATTTCTCAGGTCGATGCGCGTCAGAGCAAGCTAGAGGCAGGTGCATCGTTAAATGAGGTTTATGCCGCAGAAGCCCAATACAACATGGCTATTTCTGCACTATCTTTACTAATTGGCGACTCCGATCGCGATTTGCCTGTTGAGCCCCAAGGGGATCTTTTAAACTTTGATCGTACGTTTAATCTACAGGAGCTGATTACGAGCGCGCTTAACAATAGGGCTGATCTAAAGGCTGCCCTGCAAAGCAAAAATGTTTCCGCAAGTGTGCTCAGGCTCGCTAGGGCAAATCGCGCGCTTGATCTTGGCCTTACGCTAGGAGGAACCTATTCGTCCTATGCCCGCAACGCTATCGCGCCAACCCCAGCGTTCACTACGGTCAATGCAGGGCTTAGCATTCCACTTAAATTTTCCAACGGCAGATCAGGTGAACTGCCCGCAGCTAGATACGCCAGTCTGCAAGGCGAACAGCTGTATCGGCAGACCGAACTGGAGGTACGTACGTCGGTCGTACAGGCTTTCTACGCCTATCAGTCGGCCGGTAAGCAGGTCCGTCAGTTCGATCGGGGGCTGCTAAGCGAGGCGCTTGCCATCCTTGATGGAAAGGTTTATAGTTATAAGAGGGGAGAGACTTCGCTCTTGGAGCTGCTTAATGCGCAGCGGACGTATAATGAGGTGCAACAAGGCTATTATCAGGCGCTCTACGGATATGCCGAAGCGTTAGTGGAACTGGAGCGAGCATCGGGTATTTGGGATATCAACTTTTAG
- a CDS encoding HAMP domain-containing sensor histidine kinase produces the protein MQIRTKLTILFTLITAAIVLAFAFVIYYSAKESREKEFYALLQKEAYTKANVFLNAKVNKTTLQEIYHNNRRLLNEVEVAIYDSRFNLIYHDAVDIDFVKETKIMLDEVLNKGNIGFYQNGWQVVGLVYNYQGKDYIVTGAAYDQYGYNKLDNLLKTIAVVFVVSMLVLYLTGRFFSRKAFDPIKQMTDRANDISATNLDLRLQNSGSRDELSKLAATFNEMLERLENSFDAQKHFVSNISHELRTPLAAIIAELELSAERDRTLPEYKDAILKALGDAKRIDRLSNSLLDLAKASYDFSKIAFKPLRIDEVLLDARQQVQKVNLDYRIDINFDEDIEHDGELLVLGNEYLLKVAFVNLLENGCKFSVEKQCAVSISFAHRKILLRFTDKGIGIPPADLDKVFMPFYRGENGMFADGNGIGLPLTQKIITLHRGTISVVSQKNQGTTFFIELATL, from the coding sequence ATGCAGATCCGAACCAAGCTGACGATACTATTCACCCTAATTACGGCCGCTATTGTGCTGGCCTTTGCCTTTGTGATCTATTATTCGGCTAAGGAAAGTCGGGAAAAAGAATTCTACGCCCTGCTACAAAAGGAAGCATACACCAAGGCCAATGTATTTTTAAACGCCAAAGTTAATAAAACAACCCTACAAGAAATTTATCACAACAATCGCAGGCTATTAAATGAGGTAGAGGTAGCCATCTATGACAGCAGGTTTAATTTGATCTACCACGATGCCGTTGATATCGATTTTGTCAAAGAGACCAAGATCATGCTGGACGAGGTGCTGAACAAAGGCAATATTGGTTTTTATCAGAACGGTTGGCAGGTGGTTGGTCTTGTGTATAATTACCAGGGGAAAGATTATATCGTGACAGGGGCAGCGTATGATCAATATGGATATAATAAGTTGGATAACTTACTGAAGACTATAGCTGTCGTATTCGTTGTCTCCATGCTGGTGCTTTATCTTACAGGTCGTTTTTTTTCAAGAAAGGCATTCGATCCTATAAAACAGATGACAGACCGAGCAAACGACATATCGGCAACCAATTTGGATTTACGCCTGCAGAACAGCGGTAGTCGTGATGAGTTGTCAAAATTAGCCGCGACCTTCAACGAGATGCTCGAGCGCTTGGAAAATTCCTTCGATGCGCAGAAGCACTTTGTCTCCAATATATCCCACGAACTACGCACGCCGCTAGCTGCCATTATAGCCGAGTTGGAACTCTCGGCCGAACGGGATCGTACGCTCCCTGAATATAAAGATGCTATATTGAAGGCGCTTGGCGATGCTAAGCGTATTGATCGATTGTCAAACAGCCTGCTCGACTTGGCGAAGGCTTCCTACGACTTTTCTAAAATAGCTTTTAAGCCGCTGCGCATCGATGAAGTCTTGTTGGATGCACGTCAGCAGGTGCAGAAGGTGAACTTGGATTATAGAATCGATATAAATTTTGATGAAGATATTGAGCATGACGGAGAACTTTTGGTTCTGGGCAATGAATACTTGTTAAAGGTAGCTTTCGTTAATCTGTTGGAGAATGGTTGTAAATTTTCCGTCGAAAAGCAATGTGCTGTCTCTATTTCTTTTGCCCACCGTAAAATCTTGCTACGCTTCACAGACAAGGGTATCGGCATTCCCCCGGCCGATCTAGACAAGGTATTTATGCCGTTTTATCGCGGTGAAAATGGCATGTTTGCCGATGGTAACGGGATAGGACTTCCGCTTACCCAGAAGATCATCACCCTGCATAGAGGGACCATAAGCGTGGTGTCCCAGAAAAATCAAGGTACCACTTTCTTTATCGAGCTTGCTACGCTGTAA
- a CDS encoding RNA polymerase sigma factor, with protein MLTLQLNQQIEKSKVYLSKIAHKFTSDPEEAQDLVQETLIRSINHTEGFLNNSKVGSWLYVIMKNVYINQYRKQQKRRQYEHAEISSLLDQGCSEPFTFNQVEDRFAATDIKRAMSALSQENYEIFNMYIEGYKYREIADQYAMPEGTIKTRIFHTKKVLRKSLAAYEISKTA; from the coding sequence ATGCTTACATTACAACTCAACCAACAGATAGAAAAGAGCAAGGTATATCTTAGCAAGATTGCCCACAAGTTTACCAGTGATCCCGAAGAGGCGCAAGATCTTGTCCAAGAAACCTTGATTCGCTCGATCAATCACACCGAAGGGTTTTTAAATAACTCGAAAGTTGGGTCTTGGCTCTACGTGATCATGAAGAACGTGTATATTAACCAATATAGGAAACAACAGAAACGCAGACAGTACGAACATGCAGAAATCTCTTCCTTGCTGGATCAGGGATGCAGCGAGCCCTTTACCTTTAATCAGGTAGAAGACCGCTTTGCCGCAACGGACATCAAGCGCGCAATGAGCGCACTTTCGCAGGAGAACTACGAAATTTTCAATATGTATATCGAGGGGTATAAATATCGGGAGATAGCGGATCAATACGCCATGCCGGAGGGGACCATAAAAACTCGAATATTCCATACAAAAAAGGTGCTTCGCAAAAGTCTCGCAGCGTATGAGATTAGCAAGACTGCATAG
- a CDS encoding efflux RND transporter periplasmic adaptor subunit has protein sequence MLSEGSNISPKLHLLTVNVQLLNTPWSTTGIVRVNPNNYAEIAPPFAGRVTRSYVKLGQQVSPGSPIFEISSPDFFTAQKDYFDARQELHQAQLNLTRQRDLWSNGVGVQRELEAVETEFETKKTTLANASAALKIFNVDLASLELGKPLVLSSPIKGEVISSQIVIGQYLKEDAEAIVVLAELSKIWIAGQLKEKDLQHIHTMDQVYVHTAALSGRPLLGKIFHINQIVDEETRSVEVLIECDNRERFLKPGMYVTLSYSDIPSQHILIPTKAVFQRENEQFVFVQVGRDKFHKRTITTGETTDDQIAILSGLQAGETIVSEGGIFLLKAE, from the coding sequence ATGCTCTCGGAGGGTTCCAATATCAGCCCCAAACTTCATCTGCTTACTGTGAACGTGCAGCTGTTGAATACTCCGTGGAGCACGACGGGAATCGTACGGGTAAATCCAAACAACTACGCAGAAATAGCGCCTCCATTTGCCGGCCGCGTGACGCGCTCTTACGTCAAGTTAGGGCAACAGGTGTCGCCCGGTTCGCCTATTTTTGAGATCAGCTCTCCGGATTTTTTTACCGCGCAGAAGGACTATTTCGATGCTCGGCAGGAATTGCATCAAGCGCAGCTAAACCTTACGCGGCAGCGCGATTTATGGAGCAATGGCGTGGGCGTGCAGCGCGAACTTGAAGCGGTCGAAACGGAATTTGAAACCAAGAAGACCACGCTTGCCAATGCATCGGCTGCGCTGAAGATCTTCAACGTCGATCTAGCCAGCCTAGAGCTGGGTAAACCGCTCGTGTTGTCCTCGCCGATAAAGGGGGAAGTCATAAGCAGCCAGATTGTGATCGGCCAGTATCTCAAGGAGGATGCCGAGGCCATTGTCGTGCTGGCCGAGTTGTCCAAGATCTGGATCGCAGGGCAGCTCAAGGAAAAGGATCTTCAGCATATACATACGATGGATCAGGTTTATGTGCATACTGCCGCGCTGAGCGGCAGACCGCTCCTTGGGAAAATTTTCCATATCAACCAGATCGTCGACGAGGAGACTCGAAGCGTCGAGGTGCTCATCGAATGCGACAATCGTGAACGCTTCCTAAAGCCGGGCATGTACGTCACATTATCTTACAGCGATATTCCATCACAGCACATTTTAATCCCTACAAAGGCTGTATTCCAGCGAGAGAACGAACAATTTGTTTTTGTACAGGTTGGCCGCGATAAATTCCATAAGCGCACCATAACGACCGGAGAAACAACGGATGATCAGATCGCGATTTTATCGGGCCTACAGGCCGGTGAAACGATTGTCAGCGAAGGGGGCATTTTTCTGCTCAAGGCTGAATAG
- a CDS encoding AI-2E family transporter, which yields MENKDSLPQKTDSFSSKVWTAVGIAAFTIIVLLLSWKAIQVFLFILAGAILAVYFHGFAGMLARWTKLSARWSLASSIAISVIFLVGLFYLVGARITNEAVQFSKEIPKLIDDAKAYIESNQSIKSAYDQLASSQMLQKASPIVGSFFNSTLGFFGDLYVVLFIGIFFTASPQLYKNGLVKLLPAGARKEGTHIIEVTAKNLRAWLKGMLFSMLVVFVLTSIGLVVLGIDLWLILAIIAGLLSFIPNFGPIMAIIPAALVALSQSPATALWVILLYCLIQVVESNFITPLVQQELINTPPALIIISQVFIGIWLGGWGIILATPILVMVMVLVNELYVKKQDKQMRANQNIQKT from the coding sequence TTGGAAAATAAAGATTCATTACCCCAAAAAACTGATTCATTCAGTTCGAAAGTGTGGACTGCTGTCGGCATTGCAGCGTTCACAATAATCGTTTTGCTCCTGAGCTGGAAAGCCATTCAGGTATTTCTTTTCATACTAGCGGGTGCCATTCTAGCGGTCTATTTTCACGGCTTTGCCGGTATGCTTGCCCGTTGGACCAAGTTATCGGCAAGATGGTCCTTAGCGAGCTCCATTGCTATTTCGGTGATTTTTCTCGTGGGGCTCTTCTACCTTGTTGGCGCACGCATCACCAATGAAGCGGTGCAGTTCTCCAAGGAGATTCCAAAATTGATAGACGATGCGAAAGCATACATCGAAAGTAACCAGAGCATCAAATCAGCCTACGATCAGCTGGCATCTTCGCAAATGCTGCAAAAGGCATCCCCGATTGTGGGTAGTTTTTTTAACAGTACATTGGGATTCTTTGGTGATCTGTATGTTGTTTTATTTATCGGCATATTTTTTACGGCGTCTCCTCAACTATACAAAAATGGCTTAGTGAAGCTTCTTCCTGCGGGCGCGCGCAAGGAAGGTACACATATCATTGAAGTTACGGCCAAGAACCTTCGCGCATGGCTAAAGGGCATGCTGTTTTCCATGCTGGTGGTTTTTGTGCTGACCAGTATCGGACTGGTCGTTCTGGGCATCGATCTTTGGTTGATTCTAGCCATTATTGCAGGCCTGCTTAGTTTTATACCCAACTTTGGGCCAATTATGGCGATCATCCCGGCGGCGCTCGTTGCACTATCACAATCTCCAGCAACAGCTTTATGGGTTATTTTGCTGTATTGCTTGATACAGGTTGTAGAAAGTAACTTCATTACGCCGCTTGTGCAGCAGGAACTTATCAATACGCCACCTGCACTGATTATTATCTCGCAGGTTTTTATCGGCATTTGGCTGGGCGGTTGGGGGATTATATTAGCGACACCGATCTTGGTTATGGTAATGGTGCTTGTTAACGAGCTGTATGTCAAAAAGCAGGATAAGCAGATGCGAGCAAACCAGAATATACAAAAAACATAA
- a CDS encoding CsbD family protein, with protein MSELTWKGRWNEIKGKVKQQYADLTDDDLLYAEGKEDELLGKLQKTTGKTKDEVNSWLNDL; from the coding sequence ATGAGTGAATTAACATGGAAAGGACGTTGGAACGAAATCAAGGGAAAAGTAAAGCAGCAGTACGCTGATCTGACGGATGATGATCTGCTGTATGCCGAAGGTAAGGAAGACGAGCTGCTCGGCAAGCTGCAGAAAACAACGGGCAAAACCAAAGATGAGGTAAATAGCTGGTTGAATGACCTCTAG
- a CDS encoding catalase, producing the protein MKKKNVNKGERVKQNDLARNTSNDEDKPMTTDQGVKINSDANSLKAGERGASLLEDFILREKITHFDHERIPERIVHARGSAAHGFFELYEDLSEYTRSGLFTKVGEKTPVFVRFSTVAGSKGSADLARDIRGFAVKFYTQEGIFDLVGNNTPVFFIQDAMKFPDLIHSVKPEPDNEIPQAASAHDTFYDFVSLATETLHNHMWAMSDRAIPRSLRMMEGFGIHTFRLLNAAGESHFVRFHWKPALGVHSVTWDEAVKINGADPDFHRRDLWEAIEQGQFPSWELGLQIIPQADEHKFEFDLLDATKLIPEELVPVRIVGKMTLNRNPDNFFAETEQVAFHPGHIVPGIDFTNDPLLQGRLFSYTDTQLSRLGSPNFHELPINRSVAPVHNNQRDAQMRTTINKGKVAYHPNTMAGGCPFLSKMADGGFSSYEERIDSKKVRARSESFSDHFSQPALFYRSLSSWEKEHLIGAYSFELGKCQIDAIKSRMLYLLYQIDSSLAKRVSANIGLTIPKKIEEPINRNIGADEDPATQQPGKAKNYLERSSALSQDKGQPSPIDSRQVAVLVDNGFDMKGFEEFKKALEAENASVKIVSPSGGQITCSEGMKHKVDAQLSTTESVFYDAILIPCGEKSVNALAEQGKTFKFINEAVKHCKTLAFLGKAKKLRDLSVAKDFLEDKAILTDGTPQEFIASLAMHRNWEREAKTAQIAV; encoded by the coding sequence ATGAAAAAGAAGAACGTTAATAAAGGTGAGCGCGTCAAGCAAAACGACCTTGCGCGCAACACGTCGAATGACGAGGATAAACCCATGACGACCGATCAGGGTGTCAAGATCAACAGCGATGCCAATTCGCTCAAGGCAGGTGAGCGTGGAGCGAGTTTGCTGGAAGACTTTATCCTTCGCGAGAAGATTACGCACTTTGACCACGAGCGCATTCCCGAACGCATCGTCCATGCACGCGGCAGTGCTGCGCATGGTTTTTTTGAGCTCTACGAAGATCTGAGTGAATACACCCGATCGGGACTGTTCACCAAAGTGGGGGAAAAGACCCCTGTATTCGTCCGCTTTTCTACCGTGGCGGGCAGCAAGGGTTCGGCCGATCTGGCTCGCGATATCCGCGGCTTTGCCGTTAAATTTTATACACAGGAGGGAATTTTCGATCTGGTAGGAAACAATACGCCTGTATTTTTCATTCAGGATGCCATGAAATTCCCGGATCTTATCCATTCGGTAAAACCGGAACCGGATAATGAAATTCCGCAGGCCGCCTCCGCGCATGATACCTTTTACGATTTTGTCTCGCTGGCCACCGAAACGCTGCACAACCATATGTGGGCCATGAGCGACCGTGCTATCCCGCGCAGTCTACGCATGATGGAGGGCTTCGGTATCCATACCTTTAGGCTGTTGAACGCGGCAGGAGAATCGCATTTTGTGCGCTTTCATTGGAAGCCGGCGCTCGGCGTGCATTCGGTCACTTGGGACGAGGCCGTGAAGATCAACGGAGCCGATCCAGATTTCCATCGACGCGACCTTTGGGAGGCTATTGAACAAGGGCAATTTCCCAGTTGGGAGCTAGGTCTGCAGATTATTCCGCAAGCCGACGAACATAAATTTGAGTTCGATCTGTTGGACGCCACGAAACTTATTCCCGAAGAGCTCGTGCCAGTACGCATCGTAGGTAAAATGACGCTGAATCGTAACCCCGACAACTTCTTTGCGGAGACCGAACAGGTGGCATTTCACCCAGGGCATATTGTTCCAGGCATCGATTTTACCAATGATCCCTTATTGCAGGGCAGGTTATTTTCCTATACCGATACCCAGCTGTCGCGCTTAGGGAGCCCCAATTTTCACGAATTGCCGATAAATAGGTCAGTTGCTCCGGTGCACAACAACCAGCGTGACGCCCAGATGCGCACAACGATCAACAAGGGCAAGGTGGCCTACCATCCCAATACCATGGCAGGCGGCTGTCCTTTTTTATCTAAAATGGCCGATGGAGGCTTTAGCAGTTATGAAGAGCGCATAGATAGTAAGAAGGTGAGGGCGCGTTCAGAAAGTTTTAGCGATCACTTCTCGCAGCCAGCGCTCTTTTATCGTAGCCTCTCTTCGTGGGAAAAGGAACACCTTATCGGCGCCTATTCCTTTGAACTGGGCAAATGCCAGATCGATGCGATCAAGTCCCGTATGTTATATTTACTTTATCAAATAGACAGTTCACTGGCTAAACGCGTATCAGCCAACATTGGCCTTACAATCCCTAAAAAAATCGAGGAACCGATCAATAGGAATATTGGTGCCGATGAAGACCCTGCTACGCAGCAACCCGGTAAGGCCAAGAATTATCTAGAGCGTTCTTCGGCGCTTAGCCAAGACAAAGGTCAACCATCGCCGATAGACAGTCGTCAGGTTGCTGTGCTGGTCGATAACGGTTTTGATATGAAGGGATTTGAAGAATTTAAGAAAGCGCTTGAAGCAGAAAATGCCTCGGTAAAGATCGTCTCACCAAGTGGCGGGCAGATAACCTGTAGCGAAGGCATGAAGCATAAGGTCGATGCCCAGCTCTCCACGACAGAAAGTGTGTTCTATGATGCCATTTTAATCCCCTGTGGCGAGAAAAGCGTCAATGCACTGGCCGAGCAGGGGAAGACTTTTAAGTTTATCAATGAGGCTGTAAAGCATTGCAAGACGCTGGCTTTCTTGGGCAAGGCAAAAAAGCTGCGGGATCTATCTGTCGCAAAGGATTTTTTGGAGGATAAAGCGATCCTCACAGATGGCACCCCGCAGGAATTTATAGCTTCCTTGGCGATGCACCGAAATTGGGAAAGGGAGGCAAAGACGGCACAAATTGCGGTATAG
- a CDS encoding efflux RND transporter permease subunit, producing MHKLVYSSVQKRWVMVALFSLLAFFGYYSWQQLSIEAYPDIADVTSQVVTQVPGLAAEEVEQQITIPVERVLNGLPGTHVMRSKSTFGLSMITIVFQDGVDDYWARMRIQERLAEVQLPYNAMPGLDPLTSPIGEIYRYIIESDGSYDLRALTDLQNFTVIPRIKQVSGVADVTNFGGMTTQFQIEIDPQKLEQYRLPLSEVVQTIESNNVNAGGSVLPRGELGYVVRGIGLVKNLDDLGNIVVKSEKGVPIFLHDIGKLKYGMLERKGILGYTDRERNYSESLQGIVLLLKGQNPSVVLQGIHQAVQQLNGGELPQGVKIHTFMDRTDLVETTLDTVSHTLLEGMALVIIVLIVFLGSWRGALLVAITIPLSLLIAFILMYFTDIPANLLSLGAIDFGIIVDGAIVMMETILKKREDNPELELKESAIAQKAAEVAKPVFFATIIIITAYLPLFAFERVEKKLFTPMAFTVGYALLGALAVALLVIPGLAYVIYRRPQKIYHNRWLDWLTSAYYARINKIMLRPRFVVIPLLLILASSALLTMRVGKDFLPPLDEGSLWLQVQLPPGISLAKSKELSDTLRARTMKYEQVTYIMVQAGRNDDGTDPWTASHFEVSIGIKPYKDWPKGKTKNMLIAELAREYQDLPGFTVGFSQPMIDGVMDKISGAHSELVVKVYGEDFKETRRIAEGVMRTLKDVPGAVDLAIDQEPPLPQLQIHADREKIAQYGLNVSDVAELIEVAIGGKAISQLFIGHRVYDIICRYDEESRNTPEKIANLMLTSQTGAKIPLSQVAEVRLSTGESTITREMNERHLTVKLNVRNRDLQSLLAEAQQAIEKNVDYDHESYHLKWGGQFENQNRAYARLSVIVPLALTIMFVLLYAAFGSFRQAGLLMGVVPLALFGGMLALNLRGMSLNVSSAVGFIALFGVAIQNGVIMISHINELRKRGYDLLRAVIEGSGHRFRPILMTATVAVLGLFPASLATGIGSDVQRPLATVIVYGLLFSTIITLFALPAIYYLIERKWAKDFNPTITQD from the coding sequence ATGCATAAACTTGTATACAGCAGTGTGCAAAAACGCTGGGTCATGGTCGCGCTATTCTCGCTGCTGGCCTTCTTTGGTTATTACTCTTGGCAGCAGCTGTCGATAGAAGCCTATCCCGATATCGCCGACGTAACTTCCCAGGTGGTCACGCAGGTTCCGGGTCTGGCGGCCGAAGAGGTCGAACAGCAGATTACCATACCCGTGGAGCGCGTATTGAACGGTCTTCCGGGCACGCATGTCATGCGTAGTAAAAGTACATTTGGCCTCTCCATGATAACGATTGTTTTTCAAGATGGCGTGGATGACTATTGGGCAAGGATGCGCATACAGGAGCGACTGGCCGAGGTTCAGCTGCCCTATAACGCCATGCCGGGGCTTGACCCGCTAACCTCGCCCATTGGAGAAATATACCGCTATATCATCGAAAGTGACGGTAGCTATGATCTTCGAGCGCTTACCGATCTACAGAACTTTACGGTTATACCGCGTATCAAACAGGTCTCCGGTGTGGCCGACGTAACGAATTTTGGCGGTATGACCACGCAGTTCCAGATCGAGATCGATCCGCAGAAGCTCGAGCAATACCGACTTCCTTTGAGCGAAGTGGTGCAGACTATTGAAAGCAACAATGTTAATGCTGGTGGCAGTGTGCTGCCGCGCGGGGAGCTGGGCTACGTCGTCCGGGGCATCGGTTTGGTCAAGAACCTCGATGATCTCGGCAATATCGTGGTAAAGTCCGAAAAGGGCGTGCCTATCTTTCTGCATGATATCGGTAAGCTGAAATATGGGATGCTGGAACGAAAGGGAATATTGGGCTACACCGACCGGGAGCGTAACTATTCGGAAAGTCTGCAGGGAATTGTTTTATTGCTTAAAGGGCAGAATCCCTCGGTTGTACTACAAGGTATACACCAAGCTGTCCAGCAGCTCAACGGCGGCGAGCTTCCACAGGGCGTAAAGATCCATACGTTCATGGATCGAACCGATCTTGTAGAAACGACCTTGGATACCGTTTCTCACACCTTATTGGAAGGGATGGCGCTGGTGATCATTGTGCTGATCGTTTTCTTGGGAAGCTGGCGAGGAGCGCTCCTGGTGGCGATCACCATTCCGCTTTCCCTGTTGATCGCTTTTATCCTGATGTACTTTACCGATATTCCAGCCAATCTGCTTTCCTTGGGAGCGATCGATTTTGGTATCATCGTGGACGGGGCAATCGTGATGATGGAAACCATTCTTAAAAAAAGGGAGGACAACCCCGAGCTGGAACTCAAGGAATCCGCTATCGCGCAGAAGGCGGCCGAGGTGGCCAAGCCCGTTTTCTTTGCAACGATCATTATCATAACGGCCTATTTGCCGCTCTTCGCCTTTGAACGGGTGGAAAAGAAACTCTTCACGCCGATGGCCTTTACCGTAGGCTATGCACTGCTGGGGGCACTGGCCGTAGCCCTGCTCGTCATTCCGGGGCTGGCCTATGTGATCTACCGTCGGCCGCAAAAGATCTATCATAACCGTTGGCTGGACTGGCTAACCAGCGCCTATTATGCCCGAATAAATAAAATCATGCTTCGCCCTAGATTCGTTGTTATTCCTCTTCTGCTTATTCTGGCTTCTTCCGCGCTGCTGACCATGCGCGTGGGCAAGGATTTTCTGCCACCGCTGGATGAAGGGTCCCTATGGCTACAGGTGCAGCTGCCTCCGGGCATCTCGCTCGCGAAATCCAAGGAATTGAGCGATACGCTAAGGGCTCGGACAATGAAGTACGAACAGGTGACCTACATCATGGTGCAGGCAGGCCGTAATGATGATGGAACCGATCCGTGGACAGCATCCCACTTTGAGGTATCCATCGGGATTAAACCCTACAAAGACTGGCCCAAGGGAAAAACCAAAAATATGTTGATAGCAGAGTTGGCAAGGGAGTATCAGGATCTGCCCGGTTTTACGGTGGGTTTCTCCCAACCGATGATCGATGGGGTAATGGATAAAATATCCGGAGCACACAGTGAGCTGGTGGTTAAAGTTTATGGCGAGGACTTTAAGGAGACGAGGCGCATCGCCGAAGGGGTTATGCGGACCTTAAAGGACGTGCCCGGCGCCGTCGACTTGGCAATTGATCAGGAGCCACCACTGCCGCAGCTGCAGATCCATGCCGATCGTGAGAAGATCGCCCAGTATGGACTCAACGTCTCCGATGTGGCCGAGCTAATCGAGGTTGCTATTGGCGGTAAAGCGATCTCGCAACTTTTCATAGGACACAGGGTCTACGATATCATCTGCCGTTACGATGAAGAAAGCCGCAATACGCCCGAGAAGATCGCCAATCTGATGCTAACCTCGCAAACCGGCGCTAAGATACCGCTTTCCCAAGTTGCTGAAGTACGATTGAGCACCGGCGAGAGCACCATCACGCGTGAAATGAACGAGCGGCACCTCACGGTAAAGCTTAACGTCCGTAACCGTGACCTGCAATCCCTGCTGGCAGAGGCGCAGCAGGCCATTGAAAAGAATGTGGACTACGACCATGAAAGTTATCACCTAAAATGGGGTGGACAGTTTGAAAACCAAAACCGGGCATATGCACGCCTCTCGGTCATCGTGCCCCTAGCGCTGACCATCATGTTTGTACTACTTTATGCTGCATTTGGTTCTTTCCGACAGGCAGGCCTGCTGATGGGGGTTGTTCCGCTAGCCCTTTTTGGTGGTATGCTGGCGCTCAACTTGCGGGGAATGTCCCTCAACGTGTCCTCGGCCGTCGGTTTTATTGCTTTATTTGGTGTGGCCATACAGAATGGCGTGATCATGATTTCCCATATCAATGAGCTGCGCAAGCGAGGCTACGATCTGCTCAGGGCGGTGATAGAAGGTTCGGGGCACCGTTTTCGACCTATACTGATGACCGCTACGGTTGCCGTACTGGGATTATTTCCCGCTTCGCTGGCTACAGGGATAGGATCCGATGTGCAGCGCCCTCTGGCCACGGTTATTGTGTATGGCCTGCTGTTTTCGACGATCATCACGCTGTTTGCCCTGCCAGCTATATATTACCTGATCGAGCGAAAATGGGCTAAGGATTTTAACCCGACGATCACCCAAGACTAG